In Acomys russatus chromosome 26, mAcoRus1.1, whole genome shotgun sequence, a genomic segment contains:
- the Chst4 gene encoding carbohydrate sulfotransferase 4 — translation MMLPKKGRLLMLLASQVIVIALFFHMFGHRHLFQEEEPRRPMHVLVLSSWRSGSSFVGQLFGQHPDVFYLMEPAWHVWMTFTSSTAWKLHMAVRDLLRSIFLCDMSVFDAYMEPGPRKQSSLFQWEQSRALCSSPVCDFFSGDQISSPKHCKVLCSQQPFDMVEKACRFHSHVVLKEVRLFNLQALYPLLTDPSLNLHIVHLVRDPRAVFRSREHTTLELMTDSHMVLGQHLKTTKKEDQPYYAMQIICKSHVDIAKAVQTLPEALQQRFLLLRYEDLVRAPLDQTSRLYKFVGLNFFPHLQTWVHNVTRGKGMGQHAFHTNARDALNVSQAWRWSLPYKKVSLLQDVCGEAMDLLGYLQVRSQKEQSNLSLDLLSSSHTLGQVYQEG, via the coding sequence ATGATGCTGCCTAAGAAGGGGAGGCTGCTGATGCTCCTGGCTTCCCAGGTGATAGTCATAGCACTCTTCTTCCATATGTTCGGCCATAGACACTTGTTCCAGGAGGAGGAGCCCAGGAGGCCCATGCATGTGCTGGTCCTGTCTTCCTGGCGGTCAGGATCCTCTTTTGTGGGGCAGCTTTTTGGGCAGCACCCTGATGTCTTCTACCTGATGGAGCCTGCCTGGCACGTGTGGATGACTTTCACCAGCAGCACGGCCTGGAAGCTGCACATGGCTGTGCGGGACCTTCTGCGTTCCATCTTCCTGTGTGACATGAGCGTCTTTGATGCCTACATGGAGCCAGGCCCCCGGAAACAGTCCAGCCTCTTCCAGTGGGAGCAAAGCCGGGCCCTGTGCTCTTCGCCTGTTTGTGACTTCTTCTCTGGTGACCAGATCAGCTCCCCCAAGCACTGCAAGGTGCTCTGCAGCCAGCAGCCCTTTGATATGGTGGAGAAGGCCTGCCGCTTTCACAGTCACGTGGTGCTCAAGGAGGTGCGCCTCTTTAACCTGCAGGCCCTCTACCCGCTGCTCACAGACCCTTCCCTCAACCTGCACATCGTGCACCTGGTCCGAGACCCCCGGGCTGTGTTCCGATCTCGCGAACACACCACACTGGAGCTTATGACTGACAGTCACATGGTGCTGGGGCAGCATTTGAAAACGACCAAGAAGGAAGACCAGCCCTACTACGCCATGCAGATCATCTGCAAAAGCCACGTGGATATAGCGAAGGCCGTCCAAACCCTGCCTGAAGCTCTGCAGCAGCGCTTCCTGCTCCTGAGGTATGAGGACCTGGTTCGGGCACCCCTGGACCAGACGTCCAGATTATACAAGTTTGTGGGGTtgaatttttttccccatctccaAACCTGGGTTCACAATGTCACCCGTGGCAAAGGCATGGGTCAGCATGCCTTCCACACTAACGCCAGGGACGCCCTCAATGTCTCCCAGGCGTGGCGTTGGTCCTTACCTTATAAAAAGGTTTCTCTACTTCAAGACGTCTGTGGTGAGGCTATGGATTTGCTGGGATACCTCCAGGTCAGATcccaaaaagaacaaagcaacctTTCGCTGGatcttctgtcttcttcccatACCTTGGGGCAAGTCTACCAAGAAGGCTGA